GGCTTCCAACACGGCGGAACCGAAACCGCCCATGACGGAATGCTCTTCAATCGTGACCAGGTGGCCCGTCAATTCGGCGTATTTCAAAATCAATTCCTTATCGACCGGTTTGGCGAAGCGCGCGTTGATCAAGGCGACCGAAAGGCCTCTCGCTTCCAGCGCTTCAGCGGCTTCCACCGCAACGGGAACCATATGCCCGAAGGCGAAGATAGCAACGTCCTTGCCGTCTTTCAGGACTTCTCCCTTGCCAATTTCCAGCACATCTATCTGCGCGTCCAAAGGACGTCCCAATCCGGAACCGCGCGGATACCTCAAGGCGGCGGGACCTTCATGATAAATGCAGGTTTTAAGCATGTGCCGCAATTCATTTTCGTCTTTCGGAGCCATGATCACCATATTGGGCAGGGTGCGCAAATAAGCGACATCATAAAGACCCTGATGCGTCGCGCCGTCTTCCCCAACAATTCCAGCCCGATCCATGGCAAAGGTCACCGACAGATTCATCAGGCAGATATCATGCACGACCTGATCGTAAGCCCGTTGCAAGAACGTGGAATAGATAGCGGCGACGGGTCGGAACCCTTCAATCGCAAGCGCGCCTGCAAAAGACACGGCATGTTGCTCCGCCATACCAACGTCGAAAGTGCGCTCGGGAAAGACCTTGCCAAAATCGCTGATCCCCGTTCCATCCGGCATCGCGGCGGTGATGCCGATAATCGTTTCATCCTCTTTCGCCATTTCGATCAGCGCATCGGAAAAAACGGAGGTGTAAGCCGGGTTTGATTTCTTCTTTATGAATTCTCCCGTAGCGATGTCGAAAGGTTTCGCGCCATGCCATATATCCGCCTTCTCTTCCGCAACGTCATAACCTTTTCCCTTGCGGGTGATGACATGAATCAGCGTCGGTCCCTTACGGTCCTTGACGTTCTCCATGCATTGAATCAATTGATCCACGTTATGACCATCGACCGGCCCGACATAGTGGAATCCCAGGTCTTCAAACAAACGACCGGGTATGAAAATACCCTTAATCGTTTCATCCAGACGATGCGCATAATGAGAAATTTCCTTGCCGATGCCAGGAATCGCAAGAAGCAATTGATCGATTTCTCTTTTGATCTTGCTCATGACCTGGCCGGTCATGATCTGGCTCAGATGCGCCGACATGCCGCCGACGTTTTCCGAGATAGACATTTCGTTATCATTGAGGATAACGATCACGTCGCTCTGCGCGTGTCCCGTGTAGTTCAATCCTTCAAAAGCCATTCCCGACGTCATCGAACCGTCGCCGATCACCGCGATCACCGCATTGTCTTCCTTCTTCAGATCACGCGCCTGCGCAAAAGCGATTGCCGCAGTAATGGAGGTGCCGCCATGACCGCAATTCCAGTGGTCGTGCTCGCTCTCCTCGCGCCGGGTGAAGCCGCTCAACCCCTTATACTGCCGCAGGGTTCCAAACCGGTCCTTACGACCCGTGAGCATTTTATGGACATACGACTGGTGCCCGACATCCCACACAAACTTATCCACCGGGGAATTGAATACATAATGCATCGCAATCGTCAGTTCCACCACGCCAAGATTGGATGAGAGATGCCCGCCTGTCTTGGAAATGGATTCCAGCAAGGTCGAACGAATCTCTGCCGCCAACTGGGGCAATTGCTCCGGCGTTAATTTCTTCAGGTCTTCCGGGCTTTGTATATTATCTAAAAGCTTATTCATGGGATCAACCAATCAATAAGATCTTTGAACAAAAAATTGAGCAATCTCCCTTAACGGATCTGCTCGTTGATCAAAAATGTTCAAGCAAGCGATGCTTTCATCTGCCAGCAACTGCGCTCGCCTCTTCGACTCCTCCAACCCGTAAAGAGCCGGGTAAGTCGCCTTCTGGTTATCTATGTCGCTTCCAACGTCTTTTCCTAACGTTTCCTGATCGCTGACGATGTCAAGAATATCATCAACGATCTGAAAAGCCAGTCCTATATGCGCCCCGTAACGGGACAGCGCATCCAACTGATCGGGCTGAGCTTCGCTGAGCATTGCGCCGCAACGGATGCAGGCCTTAAACAGAAATCCTGTCTTATAAATATGTATGTATTCCAGCGTGTCAGGGTCAACAGGCTTCCCTTCAGATTCCAAATCCACAACCTGGCCACCAATGGTTCCCGCGCTTCCGATCGCATGCGCCATTTCATTCGCCGCACGCAATATAGCCTCGCTGGGGATGGAGTCCATCAAAACCGAATGGGTCATCAAATGGAAAGCTTTGGTTAGCAGGGCATCCCCGGCCAAAATAGCAATGGCCTCCCCAAAAACCTTGTGATTCGTAGGCTTCCCTCGCCGCAAATCATCGTTATCTAAAGCGGGAAGGTCGTCGTGGATCAGGGTATAAGTGTGTACAAGTTCAGCGGCAACCGCAAAAGGCAGGACTTTATGCCGGTCTCCCCCAACGGCCTCAGCCGCCGCTATGACTAGAATGGGCCGTAACCGCTTTCCTCCCGCCATCATGCTGTAATGCATCGAGCGGTGGATACTTTCAGGAAATCCCGATTCGCTTGGCAAAAACTCTTGAATCGCGTTGTCGATAAGTTGTTTGCCTTCAGCAAAATATTCGTTTATCGACACACTATTTCGTTCTTCAACAGGGTTCTATACAAGCGGTCATCTTGGGCCATAACTAATGTGATACTAACACAAAAAATTTGCCAGTCAAATTATTTTACCGACCACATAAGTCTCAAACCCTTTATTTTTTATACGCTTCTCTTCCTTTTCAAAACCGCGCGCAAAGGCAAAATAGAGCCCGGCTTATCAATAAGTGAAACTCAGTCCATCTCGAAACGCCACAGGACTCCAATCACCCAGCACATCCCATCCCGATTAGCTCATTATTGGATATAAACCGACGCCGAATATCTAGAAAAAATAGCTTCGGCTCGCTGAATATCTTTGATTTTACTAAACTTTGTCATTATCATGGATATTCATTTACCTTCGTTTAGATTCGCAAACTTAAAGCGACTAGAGTCATTGGTGGGAAAGGATACTTATGGGACAACTCGTAAATACCTGGGTCGGTCATCTTTCGGTCATCTGTTTTTTATTGGCTTACACCCTGGTCATATTTGAAGAAAAATTTCATCTAAGAAAATCCAAGCCGGTTATCTTGATCGGCTGCTTCATGTGGATGCTGATCGGCATCTACGAAATGGGGCAAGAAGGCGCTCACGCGCATGACTTTGTTAAAGAATTGATTGCAGAAATTGGAGAATTGTTCTTCTTCCTCCTCGTAGCAATGACCTATATCAATACCTTGGACGAACGCAATGTCTTCAAAGTGCTACGAGCCTGGTTGCTGAAAAAAGGGTTCGGATTTCGAAAATTATTTTGGGCGACCGGAATCATCACCTTCCTGCTTTCTCCATTGGCCGACAACCTGACCAGCGCACTGCTGATGTCTACTGTCGCCCTGGCCTGTAGCGGCGGAAATCGCGCCTTCATTGTGCCGGCTTTCGTCAACATTGTGGTCGCCGCAAATGCCGGCGGCGCATGGAGTCCCTTTGGCGATATCACAACGCTGATGGTATGGACCGCAGGCAAAGTGCCCACCATGGAGTTCAGTTACCTTGTGATCCCTTCAATCATCAACTGGATCATTCCCGCCGGGATCATGTACTTCTTCATACCCGACGAACATCCGCCTGCATCCGACGAAAAGGTTATTATGCAAGCGGGCGCAAAAGTCATCATTGCGTTGGGCATTTTGACCATCGCAACGGCAGTCAGCTTTCACCAGTTCCTGCACCTGCCTCCCTTCATGGGCATGATGCTTGGCTTGGGCATGCTCATGTTCTATGGATATTATTTAAAAAGATGGGGCGAGGATGCATTTATAAAATCCATGGGAATCAAAGAAGACCGACGGTCGCGTCCGCGTTTTGACATTTTCCAGAAAGTGGAGAAGGTCGAATTCGACACCTTGCTGTTTTTCTTCGGCGTCCTGACAGCCGTTGGCGCCTTGCAGTACCTGGGGCATCTGGCTCTTATCAGCAATATGCTATATGGCACAATCGGAGCGACGGCTTCCAACGTCGTCGTCGGCGTCTTGTCGGCCATTGTCGATAATATTCCCGTCATGTACGCGGTCCTTAAAATGGATCCGGCGATGGGTCTCGACCAGTGGTTGCTCATCACTCTCACTGCGGGCACGGGAGGCAGTTTGCTGTCGGTCGGTTCTGCGGCGGGAGTCGCCGTCATGGGTGTAGACCGCAACAATTACACGTTCATGTCGCATTTGAAATGGGCGCCCGTGATTGCGCTAGGCTATATTGCCAGCATTGCGGCCTGGTATTTCGTGACAATGGGATTGAGATAAACGCGCACGATATGACAGATCAGGTGGAACATTTCTTTGTATGCCCTTGTTGCGGCGAGGAAATTTCCATATTGATTGATCTGTCTGTCGGCAATCAATCCTATGTAGAAGACTGCGAAGTGTGTTGCCGCCCGCTGGAAATCACGGCGCAAACCTTCGGCAACGGAGAAGTGAATGTCCAGGCTCGGCCCAGTTAGCGGCTTCTATCAGCCGCTTGCTGAACCAGCTTCAATTTATCGGCGCGCTTCATTTTCTTGATTTGCGCTTCACGAATGGACGCTTCGCTTCGCGTTGCAAACAGCTCACGATAAACGATTCGCACCGGGGGCGAAGTTCGAAAGAACTTCGCCCCTTTTTTTCCAGACCGATGTTCGTCCAAGCGGCGCTCCGGGTCGATTGCGATACCCGCATACAGTTTGCCCGACTCCGTTTCCACCATATACACCGTCCAGTCTCCTTCCCTCTGTTTCACACTCACTCCCCTGTTCCGGTCACGCCCGCGCCAACGTAAAAACATACACCGAAGCGCAACCTGCAGACTTCAAGGTCTTCGCAACTTCATTGACTGTGGCGCCCGTCGTGTAAACATCGTCAACCAACAAAATATTTCGTCCCTTGATCGCATCCCCATCCAGCGCTTGAAATGCGCCGCGAACGTTTTTCATCCGCTCCGTTCTGTTTTTCTTTGCCTGCGACGCTGTGTCCCGGATTTTGACAACCCACTCATTCGCCAGAGGCAATCCATAATAATGCGCAAGCGCTCGAGCGATTAAAAATGCCTGATCGAACTGGCGTTCCTTCAATTTATTTTTATGAAGCGGCACGGACACGATATGAAAATTTTCCAGGGTCGCCCCGTCGTATGGCATCGACCTTCGCATCAAGGATTCCAGTTCAGACACAGCGCCCCTCTGCGGACGATACTTATAAAAATGCATCAACTTTTTCAAAACCGCGTCGTAACGGCCCCAGGATCGCGCCCGGTCAAAATGACAAGGGCGACGCCGACAGGCCCCGCACTCAAAATTCTCGCGCGGGTAGTCGTAAGACATTTCCGCCGGGGCGCCGCACACGCCGCAAACCGGGCCGTCTATACAAAGGATGTCTTCTTCACACGCCAGACACAAAAAGGAACCGCCGCCGCGCCGGTCGCCTTCACAGTAAATGCAGGATTGCGGAAACACCAGTTGAGTCAGTTTTTCACGAACAGACTGCGCAACGCTCTTCAAACTCAAATCCCTTCCCTTCGCAGATGGTTTCAACTCATTGATAAATTTAAAAATTAAGAGAGAAATTTCACCTGAATTATGATAGGTTGACTGTTTTCCAAACGCTCGTGAATAAAATGAAATTTCGCAACAATAACGAAGTCGCGCAAGCAACAAAAAAACACGTCGCCGAAACCTACGGACGTTACCCCATTGCCCTGGTTCGAGGCGAGGGCACGGAAGTATGGGACCGGTCCGGCAATCGCTATCTCGACTTCGTCGCCGGACTCGCCGTCAACAATCTCGGCCATTGTCATCCCGCCGTCGTGAAAGCAATTCGACTTCAAGCGGGACAACTCATTCACGTCTCTAATTTATATCATATTGAGCCGCAGTCTCTCCTCGCGGAAGAACTGACGCGTAAATGTTTTGCCGATAAATTCTTTTTCTGTAATAGCGGAACCGAAGCGAATGAAGCCGCCATCAAGCTGGCGCGCAAGTATTTCTATGACCGCGGGGAAAAACGACGGGAAATCATCACCCTCAGCCAATCGTTCCACGGCCGAACCATGGCCTCGCTTTCGGCCACCGCGCAAAAAAAATTCCAGAAGGGCTTTGCGCCACTTCTTCCCGGCTTCAAGTACGTAGAGTTCAATAATCTGCGCGCATTGAAAAAGGCCATGTCGACAAAAACATGCGCCGTGCTCATTGAACCGGTGCAAGGCGAAGGCGGCGTCAATATCGCGGACAAGGCTTACATGAAAGCCGTCAAACAACTGTGCCGAAAAACCGGCGCCTTGTTGATTTTTGATGAAGTGCAAACTGCATTTGGGCGCACCGGAACCCTGTTCGCCTACGAACATTTCGGCGTCAAACCCGACATCATCACTCTCGCGAAAGCCCTCGGCGGCGGTTTCCCCATCGGGGCGATGGGAGCGACCAGCAAGGTCATGCAGTCATTCGTACCGGGAACCCACGCCGCCACGTTCGGAGGCAACCCGCTTGCTTGCGCGGCGGCTCTCGCTTCTTTGAAAGTTGTCTCGCAGAAGCGAACCCTGAACCACGTCAAAAGCATGGGTAATTATTTTATTAAAAAGTTAAATGCGCTGGCAAAGAAATATCCCGTCATCGTCAATGTTCGAGGCATGGGTTTGATGGTCGCCGCCGAGTTGAGCGGGCCGGGCGCTAAAATTGTGGACGACTGCATGAAGCAAGGTTTTCTAATCAATTGCATTCAGGGCAACACCCTGCGCTTCATCCCCCCTCTCACCGTCACCCAGAAACAAATCAATCAAGTGATCGGCGCCCTGGATCACAGTTTTGAGCGATACGGATCTTAATCAAGGAGACGCTTCCATGAAGCGCGATTTTCTCGTGATCGAGGATTTGAACCGTCAGGAAATTCTTGACCTCTTCAAACGAACGGTCGAACTCAAGAAGGATCGACAAAAGAACATTCCCCACCCGACCCTGAAGGGAAAATCGCTGGGGATGATCTTTTATAAAAACTCGACGCGAACCCGAATTTCTTTTGAAGTTGGCATGTTTGAACTGGGCGGTCAGGCCCTGTACCTGACCAGCGAACAGTTGCAACTGGAACGGGGAGAGACGATTGAGGACTCGGCGCGCGTTCTATCGCGTTATTTGCATGGCATCATGATACGCACCTATGATTTCAAACTGGTCGAACAACTTGCAAAACACGCCAGCATTCCCGTCATCAACGGACTCACCGACAAGAACCACCCCATACAGGTCTTGTGCGATTTATTCACGATCCAGGAACGGCTTGGAAAAATCGAAGGCTTCACCCTGACTTATGTCGGCGACGACAACAATATGTCCTATTCCTGGATGGAAGCCGCCGCGCTCCTTGACTTTCAACTGCGACTGGCGCTTCCCGAGAATTGCTCCGAAGGACGCATGACAGAGCTGGCCTCTCGCGACAATATCCAGTTCTTCACCGATCCGGCAGAAGCCGCAAAGGACGCCGATATCCTCTACACAGACGTCTGGGTGAGCATGGGGGCGGAAGACGAAGCGGACGAGAAAAGAAAATCCTTGAAAGCCTACCAGATCAATCAGAAACTCATCGACCTGGCCAAGCCAAACGCTCTGGTCATGCACTGCCTCCCCGCCCACCGGGGCGAGGAGATCACAGGCGACGCGCTGGACGGCGAGAACTCGATTGTCTTCGACCAGGCGGAGAATCGATTGCATCTCCAAAAGGCCCTGCTCGAAAAGTTGTTATCCGCATCCCAATAGCGCTATCATTCAGATAGCGTTAAAAAAAACAACTTTTTAGATGGGGACGTAGTTTATGGAGCTTCGCTTCATTCAATCGCATCGCCGCTTTACCGCCCTGAGCTTATTTTTTGTCTCCGCGCTTTGCCTCCTCCCCTCTTTCGCATTCTCCCAAACGACAGCGTCTGAACCTGAAAAACTGGAAGCCCTTCGTCGGCATTTACATGCCAGCGCCATCGAGATTCAAAATCTGCAAGATGCGATCAAGGAATTAAAAAACCAGTCCGATTCAGAAGAGTCTCAACTACTGGCAAAGGAACTTGAAAATCAAAAAAACCGAATGGAGGAAGACTTTGATTCTCTCGCCACCGGACTGGCGGGGGATGGCGGTTCACAAAAAAGACAACGCCCGGACTGGATCAAGGAACTGGAGGACCTGACCCTCCCACTTCTCCGCTCCGTTCGCGAACTAACCGAAAAGCCGCGAAAGATAGACAATCTCAAACACGAGATCAAGGTTCTGGAAGAACAGCTCCCGCTCTACGAAAGGGTCCATGAGCGCATCACGATGCTGATCGAATTGGAAAAACAATTTCCTTCGGAACCCGAATCAAGCTCGGATGAGTACTTAAAAGAATTGCAATCTCTGCTACAAGAGTTCAATCCTGAGCTGATCGAGATCAATCTGGAAAAAAACAAAGCGAACCTCGAATACATTCTGTCCTCCGGCGGCTCTCTCTTTGAAAACGTTTCCAGTCAGGTCGAACATTTTTTCAAAAATCGCGGACGCAATCTGTTTGTCACTGCCGCAAGTTTTATCGGAATCTGGTGGCTCCTGTCGCGTCTGCGCAGATGGGCGACCACCACAAGATTGCTCAAGGAACTGAGCCCCAGCTTTCATAAAATTTTCGCCGCCGCCTACAATATGTTCGCGCTGGGTATTTGTTTCGCCGCCGCTCTGGCTTGTCTGTTTTTCTTCAACGACTGGCTCCTCATCAGCATCCTCGTCATCCTGCTTTTTCTGGCTTTCTGGACCAGCCGGCAGTGGATCCCAAAATTTCTCAATGAGATCAAATTCATTCTCAATCTGGGAACGGTGCGCGAAGGCGAACGCATGATCTGGCAGGGCATACCCTGGCGCGTCAGAGATATCGGCCTCTACGCCACGCTGGTCAATGATCGCTTGCAGGGTGGCGTTATCAAACTTCAAGTCGGCGAATTGATCGGCAGGCATTCAAGGGAAATTGTGGAGGGCGAACCCTGGTTCCCCACGCTTGCAGGCGACTGGGTCGTCCTCTCCGACGGCGCCTACGGTCAGGTTGAAAGCCAGACGCTCGAACAGGTGGTGCTGAAACTGAAAGGCGCGTCTCTCAAATATTATTCAACCAGTCATTTCCTGACAACCAATCCGATCAATCTTTCCTCCGGATTTCGTTATTGCATCGACTTTCGAATGGACGTCAAAACGCTTTCCGAAGCGGTTCTCGAAACGCCCGCGCTGATTAAAAAAGAATTGACCGCCAAACTTGCAAAACATTTTGAAGGTTCTCTACCCGATTTCCTTGATATTGACGTACAATACGACCACGCGGACGCGCACTCGCTTCATCTGGCGATTCTCATCGCCGTGGATGGACGTTGCGCAGGTTTCCGTGAAGAGTATCAGAGGGAAATACAATCAGCGCTCGCGCAAATTTGCGTTGAGAACCAAATCGTCATTCCCTTTGAACGCCTGTCCGTCAACCTCATGGAAGCCAGCGTACAACGCCCGCCAGAATCCTGATAGAGCTGTGATCGATTTTCAGATAATCAAGACTCATAAACATTCGCGCGCGCGACTCGGCAGAATCACGACGCCGCGCGGCGTCATCGACACGCCCGCCTTCATGCCCGTCGGCACGCAGGCGACCGTCAAGGCCCTCACGCCGGAAGATTTGATCGACTGCGGCTCGCAGATCATTCTGGGAAACACCTACCATCTCTATCTAAGGCCGGGGCATGAGTTGATCGCCGACATGAAAGGCTTGCACAAATTCATGAATTGGCAACGCCCCATCCTGACCGACAGCGGCGGTTTTCAGATTTTCAGTTTGAACAGTCTGGTAAAGATCAGCGAAGAGGGCGCCGCTTTTCAGTCGCACATCGACGGCTCGCGCCATTTCATCTCGCCGGAGAAGGCGATTGAAATCCAGCAAGCCCTTGGCTCCGACATCATGATGACTCTCGATGAACCGACGCCGCATAACGCGGAAAAATCACAGGCCGAAAAATCGCTTCAACTTTCTTTGCGCTGGGCCAAACGCTGTCGCGCCGCTCATCCGGTCGAAGAAACGCAAAGTCTGTTTGGAATCGTTCAGGGGGGAATGTTCAAGGACCTGCGTCGCGCCAGCGTGGAGGGCACCGTCGACATTGGCTTCGCCGGTTACGCGATTGGCGGACTCAGCGTGGGTGAGGAAAAAGACTTGATGTACGAGATCGCAGACCACACGGCGCCCCTGCTTCCCGACGACCGCCCGCGCTACCTCATGGGCGTGGGCACGCCGGAAGACCTCATGCAATGCAGTTCGATGGGGATTGACATGTTCGATTGCGTCATGCCAACGCGCAATGCTCGCAACGGCTCGCTGTTCACCCGCAACGGCAAGCTCAACATCAAGAACGCGCAGTACCTGAGAGACGACGGCCCGGTCGACCCGACCTGCTCCTGCTACACCTGTAAAAACTATTCCCGCGCCTACTTACGGCATTTGTTCCAATGCAACGAAATTCTGGCTATGCGCCTGAACACCCTTCACAACATCGCGTTTTATCAAAACTGGATGAAAGACATACGCCATGCCATTGAAGAAAACCGGCCCTTTGACCTGCCGCAATCGCTCGGCTAATCTGGCGGTTCCAGAATTCCCTTGATCTTAAACTCGTTCACAAAATAGCCGGAACGAGGCGGAATCGCGGCCTGCACCGCCCCTTTCAAGATTTCCAGATTCTCGCCATCCAAAAGTTCCAGCATGCGATTGAATTGCGCTTCAGGAAAATACATCGTGATATTCAATTTCGCCGTCTTGTAAACGAATTGATAGCCCGAACGCATGGGATTGTTGCGGATGGGTTTGTATTCAACATGACCCTCGGTGAGCAAAGGCGCCAATTCATCCCACACGCCTCCTGTTCCCTTCAAATTGGATCGCGTTCTGGAAAGCAACTCCGACGGCTCCAATAACTCGTAGGTGTAACTTGGCATCGACTCCCCTTCTCAAGCTTCTTTCGGTTTATCCGCCGCCATGGCAAGGAATAACGGGATTTCCTGACGCGCTCTGTTTTCCGCTTTCGCGCGTTTTCCCGGCTGACTTTTTTTGTTCGACGCCCACTCTTCGAAACGGGAGACTTGAAGCCCCGCGCCCAGCAAGGCGTCAAAATAACTGTGCAAAGGTCGGTGATAAGTCCAGGTGTAAGGCCCTTCCGTACGCATCGGCGGAGTGAAAATAGGAATCGAGGTCTCCGTCAGATAAAGATCGACGCGGCGATACTCGAGCTTCTTCTCCTCGTCCCAGCCCCAGTGGCTCTGCCGGGGAATACGAAATCCCGGATGCATCATCACCATGACGAAACGGCCGCCGGGAACCAGCCAGCGGCTGATATTGCGAAACACCGGCTCCAGCTGTTCCATATTCTGAACCGCCATCAAACACACGATGCCGTCAAAGGTTTCGCCCTGCAAGGATTTCTCGCCTGCGGCGTCGGCGTTATGAAACGCCAGCGAAGGATGCGACCGCGTCTTCGCGCACTGGATGAGACTGTCCGAAGCGTCCAGACCCGTCACCTTCAAACCCTTCTGAGACAGGAATCTGGAAAACACGCCCTGACCGCAAGCCAGATCCAGAACCTTGCGTCCCTTCTTCATATCGAGCAGACGATAGGCCCCCGGCATGATGATATCGCGTTGATAGTCCGAGCCGTCCTGACCGACCAGAGCGTCGTACCAGCGCGCCGCCTGATCCCAATCCGTCGATTTCTTCTTGGCGGAAGAGCCGCCAGGCCTGCCGTTTCCCTTATTGAAAGGACGGCTTCGCCTTCCCCCCGCTGTCGTCGGCGGTCGCCGAACGCCTTTTCTTCCCGGTTTATTTTTCGTCGCCATCTTGCCGCAAGCCCTTTCCATCCATTATAATCATTCCGGGAACCGCTTCCCTTGAATCCATCCGATCATCATATCACACGGAAGTTACAATGAATCCTCGCAAGCCTTTTTATTTTCCAAAGTCTCGCCTCACCTGTTCCGCCCTGCTCTTCCTGCTCGCGACCCTGTTCAACGCCGGTTGCGCCACGGATATCTTTGAAACGAAACTGCGCGACCTGAACGACGTCATTCAATTGTACAATATAAAAATTGAAGGTCGCGTCGGCGAACAAGCCGTGTTTCTCCTCGACCCGGATTACCGCGAGGCTTACATCGAACGCATTCATGAATTCAATGAGCGCGTCCGCTTCATGGACAGCCATCTGGTCTCGTTGGAGTTTTTAAAAGACGGCGCCAAGGTGGGAGAAAAGAATCGATCCGACGACGAAGCCGAAGGCGAATTCAATGAAGCCATCGCAACCTTCTCTTACCAACTGACCATCTCTCCAAGTTCCACATTGGAGACTCGCTTGCACAAACAAAAATGGGTTTATAAAATGGACAAATGGATGGTTCAGCCAGACTTGGATGAGTTCCTGAAATAAGGATTATTTTCAACTCTTCCTGAAAAATATCCCAATATAAATTCAGATATCCATTCGCATGAAAGCCCAATGAGTTCAATAGCTTGAAATGAATCTCAGTAAATGTCTGCGGAGGAATCCCTTTTTTAAGGGGTGACTTGCTTGCTTTTGTAACTAGAGGGAACCACATTAAAGGAGTAGCTTTTGCCTTTTTCAAATCCCGTCGTTTGAGATGGGTCGCTAAAAAAGGAGAAAAGCCATGTTGCTCCAAATCATGGCGGCAGGGGCCGGGGCCTTGATCGTTGCTTTACTTCTATTGGAAATTTTCAATAACGAATCGATCACCAAACCCTGAACCCTTCACCCACATTCACAATTCAACAGGAATGGCGCGATCCAACGTGACTGTGCTGTTAGTCACCTTGCAATTGTAGGCCAGTAATTGAACGCCTGCT
This window of the Candidatus Nitrohelix vancouverensis genome carries:
- a CDS encoding sodium:proton antiporter; its protein translation is MGQLVNTWVGHLSVICFLLAYTLVIFEEKFHLRKSKPVILIGCFMWMLIGIYEMGQEGAHAHDFVKELIAEIGELFFFLLVAMTYINTLDERNVFKVLRAWLLKKGFGFRKLFWATGIITFLLSPLADNLTSALLMSTVALACSGGNRAFIVPAFVNIVVAANAGGAWSPFGDITTLMVWTAGKVPTMEFSYLVIPSIINWIIPAGIMYFFIPDEHPPASDEKVIMQAGAKVIIALGILTIATAVSFHQFLHLPPFMGMMLGLGMLMFYGYYLKRWGEDAFIKSMGIKEDRRSRPRFDIFQKVEKVEFDTLLFFFGVLTAVGALQYLGHLALISNMLYGTIGATASNVVVGVLSAIVDNIPVMYAVLKMDPAMGLDQWLLITLTAGTGGSLLSVGSAAGVAVMGVDRNNYTFMSHLKWAPVIALGYIASIAAWYFVTMGLR
- the dxs gene encoding 1-deoxy-D-xylulose-5-phosphate synthase, giving the protein MNKLLDNIQSPEDLKKLTPEQLPQLAAEIRSTLLESISKTGGHLSSNLGVVELTIAMHYVFNSPVDKFVWDVGHQSYVHKMLTGRKDRFGTLRQYKGLSGFTRREESEHDHWNCGHGGTSITAAIAFAQARDLKKEDNAVIAVIGDGSMTSGMAFEGLNYTGHAQSDVIVILNDNEMSISENVGGMSAHLSQIMTGQVMSKIKREIDQLLLAIPGIGKEISHYAHRLDETIKGIFIPGRLFEDLGFHYVGPVDGHNVDQLIQCMENVKDRKGPTLIHVITRKGKGYDVAEEKADIWHGAKPFDIATGEFIKKKSNPAYTSVFSDALIEMAKEDETIIGITAAMPDGTGISDFGKVFPERTFDVGMAEQHAVSFAGALAIEGFRPVAAIYSTFLQRAYDQVVHDICLMNLSVTFAMDRAGIVGEDGATHQGLYDVAYLRTLPNMVIMAPKDENELRHMLKTCIYHEGPAALRYPRGSGLGRPLDAQIDVLEIGKGEVLKDGKDVAIFAFGHMVPVAVEAAEALEARGLSVALINARFAKPVDKELILKYAELTGHLVTIEEHSVMGGFGSAVLEALHESDMDMPAVKCIGVEDAVIEHGAPQIIRKNLKLDVEGITETVSTFMKIPIESKAGKNGARKFQGNGKGAHEGNGSKKYPTAAKTVN
- the argF gene encoding ornithine carbamoyltransferase, yielding MKRDFLVIEDLNRQEILDLFKRTVELKKDRQKNIPHPTLKGKSLGMIFYKNSTRTRISFEVGMFELGGQALYLTSEQLQLERGETIEDSARVLSRYLHGIMIRTYDFKLVEQLAKHASIPVINGLTDKNHPIQVLCDLFTIQERLGKIEGFTLTYVGDDNNMSYSWMEAAALLDFQLRLALPENCSEGRMTELASRDNIQFFTDPAEAAKDADILYTDVWVSMGAEDEADEKRKSLKAYQINQKLIDLAKPNALVMHCLPAHRGEEITGDALDGENSIVFDQAENRLHLQKALLEKLLSASQ
- a CDS encoding acetylornithine transaminase, producing the protein MKFRNNNEVAQATKKHVAETYGRYPIALVRGEGTEVWDRSGNRYLDFVAGLAVNNLGHCHPAVVKAIRLQAGQLIHVSNLYHIEPQSLLAEELTRKCFADKFFFCNSGTEANEAAIKLARKYFYDRGEKRREIITLSQSFHGRTMASLSATAQKKFQKGFAPLLPGFKYVEFNNLRALKKAMSTKTCAVLIEPVQGEGGVNIADKAYMKAVKQLCRKTGALLIFDEVQTAFGRTGTLFAYEHFGVKPDIITLAKALGGGFPIGAMGATSKVMQSFVPGTHAATFGGNPLACAAALASLKVVSQKRTLNHVKSMGNYFIKKLNALAKKYPVIVNVRGMGLMVAAELSGPGAKIVDDCMKQGFLINCIQGNTLRFIPPLTVTQKQINQVIGALDHSFERYGS
- a CDS encoding ComF family protein; its protein translation is MSLKSVAQSVREKLTQLVFPQSCIYCEGDRRGGGSFLCLACEEDILCIDGPVCGVCGAPAEMSYDYPRENFECGACRRRPCHFDRARSWGRYDAVLKKLMHFYKYRPQRGAVSELESLMRRSMPYDGATLENFHIVSVPLHKNKLKERQFDQAFLIARALAHYYGLPLANEWVVKIRDTASQAKKNRTERMKNVRGAFQALDGDAIKGRNILLVDDVYTTGATVNEVAKTLKSAGCASVYVFTLARA
- a CDS encoding GIY-YIG nuclease family protein, whose product is MFLRWRGRDRNRGVSVKQREGDWTVYMVETESGKLYAGIAIDPERRLDEHRSGKKGAKFFRTSPPVRIVYRELFATRSEASIREAQIKKMKRADKLKLVQQAADRSR
- a CDS encoding polyprenyl synthetase family protein, which translates into the protein MHYSMMAGGKRLRPILVIAAAEAVGGDRHKVLPFAVAAELVHTYTLIHDDLPALDNDDLRRGKPTNHKVFGEAIAILAGDALLTKAFHLMTHSVLMDSIPSEAILRAANEMAHAIGSAGTIGGQVVDLESEGKPVDPDTLEYIHIYKTGFLFKACIRCGAMLSEAQPDQLDALSRYGAHIGLAFQIVDDILDIVSDQETLGKDVGSDIDNQKATYPALYGLEESKRRAQLLADESIACLNIFDQRADPLREIAQFFVQRSY
- a CDS encoding CPXCG motif-containing cysteine-rich protein produces the protein MTDQVEHFFVCPCCGEEISILIDLSVGNQSYVEDCEVCCRPLEITAQTFGNGEVNVQARPS